The following are encoded together in the Pseudomonas xantholysinigenes genome:
- a CDS encoding helix-turn-helix transcriptional regulator has product MRIIRLKEVIDSTGLARSTIYKYIGEGTFPNPVSLGDRCVGWVDSEVHDWILARIEERDLAEGITVRGTGHLSVAS; this is encoded by the coding sequence ATGAGGATCATCCGTCTGAAAGAAGTCATCGACTCGACCGGCCTTGCTCGGTCGACCATCTACAAATACATCGGGGAGGGCACCTTCCCGAACCCCGTCTCGCTGGGGGACCGCTGCGTCGGTTGGGTCGACAGCGAGGTGCACGACTGGATCCTGGCTAGGATCGAGGAGCGTGACCTGGCAGAGGGTATTACGGTGCGCGGCACTGGCCACCTGAGTGTGGCCAGCTAG
- a CDS encoding inovirus-type Gp2 protein: MTNRKTYTHLSQSDIALQIERFVQTIENSDSPAFRIKQARTGYERVQETKLSRYLDHIQQMLDLFEGRIEYSYSEHLQAFRAACQDIGLERHPDGSACLNEEGTAYLDHHHSMNVLVARIRQLTHERWYLRRKHDLRHQAKEQEIQVCDYADALCELYSRITIIRIDFHYRSEAQARLRVEHVFEDLDELIAKHKRNTIFDHLIGQIYSVEQGDRNDGGGYHIHAAYFFNGNEVQGDVYKAIQLGELWEDITHGQGYVHSCNYDKEKYGDECGIGRILRSDRAIRRHVHKVVRYLVKDAQHLRLRPEGARCLRTGQVKHSRRGG; encoded by the coding sequence ATGACCAATCGCAAGACTTACACCCACCTTTCCCAGTCCGACATTGCTCTTCAGATCGAGCGATTTGTCCAGACCATCGAAAATTCCGATTCACCGGCATTCCGCATCAAGCAAGCCCGCACAGGGTACGAACGCGTCCAAGAGACCAAGCTCTCTCGGTACCTCGATCACATCCAGCAGATGCTAGACCTATTCGAAGGCCGTATCGAATACAGCTACAGCGAGCACCTGCAAGCGTTCAGAGCTGCATGTCAGGACATAGGGTTGGAGCGCCACCCTGATGGCTCTGCCTGTCTGAATGAGGAGGGTACGGCCTACCTGGATCATCATCACAGCATGAACGTCTTGGTCGCCCGGATCCGTCAGTTGACTCATGAGCGCTGGTATCTCCGCAGGAAACATGACCTCCGCCACCAGGCCAAGGAGCAGGAAATCCAAGTCTGTGACTACGCCGATGCCTTATGTGAGCTCTACTCACGCATCACCATCATCAGGATCGACTTCCACTACCGTTCTGAGGCGCAGGCCAGGCTACGCGTCGAGCACGTGTTCGAAGACTTGGATGAGCTGATTGCCAAGCACAAGCGCAATACGATTTTTGACCACCTCATCGGCCAGATTTATTCGGTGGAGCAGGGCGACAGGAATGATGGTGGGGGCTACCACATCCACGCTGCCTACTTCTTCAACGGCAACGAGGTGCAGGGCGATGTCTACAAGGCCATCCAGCTCGGTGAGCTATGGGAAGACATCACGCATGGCCAGGGTTACGTGCACAGCTGTAACTACGACAAGGAGAAATACGGTGACGAGTGTGGTATCGGCCGCATCCTGAGGAGTGATCGAGCAATTCGGCGTCATGTCCACAAGGTGGTGAGGTATCTCGTCAAAGATGCTCAGCACCTGCGCTTGAGACCAGAGGGGGCTCGATGCCTGCGGACGGGTCAGGTGAAGCATTCTCGTCGAGGGGGGTGA
- the drmD gene encoding DISARM system SNF2-like helicase DrmD has product MNNSDTAASHVPRVGMLATVRNRRGVISSVEPFSDSKTSALLHLVTIEFSDADGDVEESLLWERERGPVVLEPNALPKVDREAPMQQDEFLALQRAARWSALTPFLSASDLHERSEPVPTAPVYGAVSVDDFQLVPLARAMRMPRVSLLLADDVGLGKTVEAGLILAELIRKRRIRRVLIITPAALRTQWQQEMEEKFSLGFDIVDKAATHKLQKEMGLDANPWRALPRIITSYHYLRQPDVLEQFIANCESIKQRGGAQLPWDLLIVDEAHNLMPSNFGEDSDLAKMLRILTPYFEHRLFLTATPHNGHTRCFSGLLEQLDPVRFTQTPDFTDKERKMIGDVLIRRLKSEINDQDRHAGRVPRFAKRYLEPLPLYMFKPEQELAGAVRKFCAQLKGIIRTAPEARMVLNFAIEILRKRLLSCPVAFADSWLRFKEGLAAKEALQATEVAAARRASEEDIDDDQERESRSRHAAQLVGAWMHPYVDALQSEIDAIDAALKSLGLDKQPVVMAKPKSDARFDRLRELIGKELRNAEQWKNDERLIIFTEYKTTLDYLVNRLNDEYGAEPGSICMLYGGMHEDERESVKRAFNDPDAPIRILVATDAASEGLNLQHTARLLMHYEIPWNPSRLEQRNGRIDRHGQSRDVTIFHFTSEDDSDLQFVARVLGKVNDIREDLGSVGEVFDAAFQRRMMEMDEDRDVLGDLDLQISSRRSATEDAQVHTEESGEDEKQRLQQLLDDLDLNPGTLKDTLGVAMGLGASREVLDGPDAQGRMRLRTPLPMRWQAVVDDTLRLPLQKGISGAMPWLVFDNHFFIHNINGRPVFRPSPDTVLLHLGHPLLRQSLNAFARLRFPGGQAEFQPPSRWLVSRGQVPAGAEALVLFTVEEMAVNDLRETFHHWTRTLALPVQNNALGEPLPYSGPHFGLLGQQSAADVPAARDLWDEVEDNIKTLLGSYRADLTQILRTQLKSAYEQARDHEKDAFEQRIREVAALQKAQSIDKLKREIEQQRVASIQQQLFDNADALAEKRLRDLEYELKRRQNQFGDLQERLTEEKRRILEQVLPRRFALRGEAQVFPVTIEIRFPEVGV; this is encoded by the coding sequence ATGAACAATTCAGACACAGCGGCCAGCCACGTGCCCCGTGTTGGCATGCTCGCCACTGTCCGGAACCGCCGCGGTGTGATCTCCTCTGTAGAGCCCTTCAGTGACAGTAAGACCTCTGCGTTGCTGCACCTGGTTACCATCGAGTTCAGCGATGCCGATGGTGATGTAGAAGAATCGCTGCTATGGGAGCGTGAGCGCGGTCCGGTGGTATTGGAGCCGAATGCTCTGCCTAAAGTCGATCGCGAAGCCCCGATGCAGCAGGATGAGTTTCTGGCTCTGCAGCGTGCCGCTCGATGGAGCGCCCTTACTCCGTTCTTATCTGCAAGTGATCTACATGAGCGCTCGGAGCCAGTGCCTACTGCTCCGGTATATGGTGCGGTCAGCGTTGATGACTTCCAGCTCGTACCCCTAGCGCGGGCCATGCGCATGCCACGTGTGTCTCTACTGTTAGCCGATGATGTGGGTTTAGGGAAAACCGTCGAAGCCGGTCTGATTCTGGCTGAACTGATCCGCAAGCGTCGTATCCGCCGGGTGCTGATCATTACTCCTGCGGCTTTGCGTACCCAGTGGCAGCAGGAGATGGAGGAGAAGTTCTCCCTCGGTTTCGATATTGTCGACAAAGCCGCCACCCACAAGCTGCAGAAAGAGATGGGACTGGATGCAAACCCCTGGCGTGCACTGCCGCGCATCATCACGTCTTACCACTACTTGCGTCAGCCTGATGTGCTGGAGCAGTTCATCGCCAATTGTGAATCCATTAAGCAGCGGGGTGGTGCACAGCTGCCGTGGGATCTGCTGATTGTTGATGAAGCCCACAACCTGATGCCGTCCAACTTCGGCGAAGACAGCGATCTGGCCAAAATGCTGCGGATCTTGACGCCGTACTTTGAGCACCGCCTGTTTCTGACAGCCACACCGCACAACGGCCATACCCGCTGTTTCTCGGGTCTGCTGGAGCAACTAGACCCAGTTCGCTTCACTCAGACGCCGGACTTCACCGATAAAGAGCGTAAAATGATCGGCGATGTGCTGATCCGCCGTCTGAAAAGCGAGATCAACGATCAGGATCGCCATGCGGGCCGAGTGCCGCGTTTTGCCAAGCGCTACCTCGAACCGTTGCCGCTGTATATGTTCAAGCCGGAGCAGGAGCTGGCGGGTGCCGTTCGCAAGTTTTGCGCGCAGTTGAAAGGAATTATCCGCACCGCTCCCGAAGCACGCATGGTGCTCAATTTCGCCATTGAGATTTTGCGCAAGCGGTTGTTGTCGTGTCCGGTGGCCTTCGCCGACAGCTGGTTGCGCTTCAAGGAGGGCCTGGCTGCCAAAGAGGCGTTGCAGGCAACTGAAGTGGCTGCCGCCCGTCGTGCCAGTGAAGAAGATATCGACGATGATCAGGAGCGCGAGAGCCGCAGCCGCCATGCCGCGCAGCTCGTCGGCGCCTGGATGCACCCCTACGTGGATGCACTGCAGTCAGAGATTGACGCAATTGATGCCGCGCTGAAGTCTTTGGGGCTGGACAAGCAGCCCGTGGTTATGGCTAAGCCGAAATCGGATGCCCGGTTTGATCGCCTGCGCGAGCTGATCGGCAAGGAGCTGCGTAACGCTGAACAGTGGAAAAATGATGAGCGACTGATAATTTTCACCGAGTACAAAACCACGCTCGACTATTTGGTCAACCGCTTGAATGACGAGTATGGCGCTGAACCCGGCAGCATCTGCATGCTCTATGGCGGCATGCATGAGGACGAGCGCGAGTCGGTAAAGCGCGCCTTCAACGATCCAGATGCGCCGATACGAATTTTGGTCGCGACCGATGCAGCCTCTGAAGGTCTTAACCTGCAGCACACTGCCCGCTTGTTGATGCACTACGAGATTCCGTGGAACCCCTCGCGTCTAGAACAGCGTAACGGCCGTATCGACCGTCATGGTCAATCACGGGATGTCACCATCTTTCACTTCACCAGCGAAGATGACAGTGACCTACAGTTTGTCGCCCGCGTGCTGGGCAAGGTCAACGACATCCGCGAGGATCTAGGTTCGGTGGGTGAGGTGTTTGATGCCGCTTTTCAGCGTCGCATGATGGAGATGGACGAAGACCGCGATGTGTTGGGTGACCTGGACCTGCAGATAAGCAGTCGCAGAAGTGCAACCGAAGATGCTCAGGTTCACACAGAGGAAAGCGGCGAAGACGAAAAACAGCGGTTGCAACAGCTGCTAGACGATCTAGACCTTAATCCCGGTACCCTCAAAGACACACTCGGCGTTGCCATGGGTCTGGGCGCCTCGCGAGAAGTGCTGGATGGTCCTGATGCCCAGGGCCGCATGCGCTTGCGTACGCCGCTACCTATGCGCTGGCAGGCCGTGGTCGATGACACCCTGCGCTTGCCCTTGCAGAAAGGTATCAGCGGCGCCATGCCCTGGCTGGTGTTCGACAACCACTTCTTTATCCACAACATCAATGGTCGGCCGGTATTCCGGCCCTCCCCGGACACCGTGCTGCTGCACCTGGGCCATCCATTGCTGCGTCAGTCGCTCAATGCCTTTGCACGCTTGCGCTTTCCGGGCGGGCAGGCCGAATTTCAGCCGCCTAGCCGCTGGCTGGTAAGCCGAGGCCAGGTGCCGGCTGGCGCTGAAGCGCTGGTGCTGTTCACTGTGGAGGAAATGGCCGTTAACGATCTGCGCGAAACCTTCCACCACTGGACCCGCACTCTGGCACTGCCGGTGCAAAACAATGCTCTGGGTGAACCCTTGCCTTACAGCGGGCCGCACTTTGGTTTGCTTGGGCAGCAAAGTGCAGCCGATGTACCCGCCGCACGCGATCTATGGGACGAGGTAGAGGACAATATTAAAACCTTATTGGGCAGTTACCGAGCTGATTTGACTCAGATCCTTCGTACCCAACTCAAGAGTGCGTACGAGCAGGCGAGGGATCATGAAAAGGATGCATTCGAGCAGCGCATTCGTGAAGTTGCGGCCCTGCAAAAGGCACAGAGCATCGACAAGCTAAAACGAGAAATTGAGCAACAGCGGGTGGCTAGCATCCAGCAGCAACTATTTGATAACGCCGATGCACTGGCCGAAAAGCGTCTGCGTGATCTGGAGTACGAGCTCAAGCGCCGCCAGAACCAGTTTGGTGACCTGCAAGAGCGTCTGACCGAAGAGAAGCGTCGTATCCTTGAGCAGGTTCTGCCGCGCCGCTTTGCCCTGCGTGGCGAAGCTCAAGTCTTTCCGGTAACCATTGAAATTCGTTTCCCGGAGGTGGGTGTATGA
- a CDS encoding Eco57I restriction-modification methylase domain-containing protein translates to MSLHAEGWAQLKHGGLLLSPSKLDEFFPVAAPVMREFAAEKLRRALTAFDGSNESLSSLLDYILQDLSGLPADEWQKAQGVDSRWAVRSFTGAQIKPRRLWLGPNGETLAVFVPDDGGSRQFASRLGVGRSRQLLGRVVEWLRRTGQALALVTNGRQWRLVQAGSDHDAWCEWDIDLWFNEGQPSAQTVAWRTLLNRNTLLAGQGQSLLLQAISGSRKGQAELSNILGERVRQGVEELITASHIAIEQAQQQGQAHDYKDLYVAGSRIIMRCIITLFAEARGLVPVDNPIYQQAYSLEGLRHQMDRRAGGRGNERLSQGRSAWPRLIGLFNLIHEGSAHERLTVPRYGGALFEPGNPGSDDGISRALALLESSQNLVSDLQVHKLLRLLTRTKMKVRQGRGSRWVDAPVDFSTLSSEYIGILYEGLLDFELKQAGDNDPVIFLAVGNQPALTLSQLEAMDDKAIKQLFEALKKKDKAGDDSGDEGDGDAEETADSEESEENADEETESVEDDSQEGIVASDDSAEELILSEEHLVRANTWLQRAAQIAGLVKKPRGRKANATGDEEQQVLEKAGKHLCVRMVSPGQFFLVRWGGTRKGAGTFYTRPQLAAPTVRRTLQPLAYEAVRSEIDSRTGLDAVVEWAPKKPEQILALKVCDPAMGSGSFLAGALRYLTEALTQSLFHHKLIERSEDGGVPRMADGKLAELLSDELTKLNPKDDGFEEALRAQLKRHIVENCLYGVDLDPLAVELGRMALWVETMDRDLPFGFLDHKLKVGNALVGTWFDNYRDYPALAWEREGGDKDYQKNKPDNLINHGYEDAKGKRKGDVFTDAIKARSKAVPEQLQALLSGQMTLEGNLDAGNVHDELLKVFKKLHRLPVHESEKRAEVYRNEVLNNPHYHALKARMDLWCALWFWPGEQIELAPLPREFANPNEHALAIAGEVARRQRFFHWELEFPDVFTATQDGFDALLGNPPWEIQKPNSKEFFSNHDPLYRAYGKQEALVKQLEYFRAWPQLEHDWIAYNASLKGMSNWAKYVGKPFGDRVTEDKNGKKKHDLNLGSGRNSFEASAVVHKKWLQQRKKNKGFADTAHPFLHQGSADLNTYKLFLELSHALLRGQGRLGMIVPSGIYTDKGTTDLRELFLSQCDWQWLFGFENREGIFDIHRSFKFCPLIVQKGGQTEAICAAFMHRNVDDWEQAERHVLAYPRARVEEFSPYSKAILEIRSEQDLRVLQKMYANGVLLGDQSENGWGIKYATEFHMTNDSKLFPPRPKWEEKGYYPDEYGHWLKGPWRDYCGSKHILERDPGLVLSRDGRQGIPVEAIEDVALPIYNAKIFDLWDYCVSGWLSGKGRGAKWENIGFPKVMRPEYLMGLADWIDTGAVRKTSRLLFKDISTAVHKRTMMSAITPNFPAVNASPVLSCSRFDGELELQSVLGSFEFDYIAKFKIGYLHLNYFIVEECALARPESIGSVQQIIKKISAQLSCCSESFSPAWIDAVRSDTAMSWRRLWALTQAERLRLRVILDALIAHLYGLDGDEFFWILKDTDYPLEFLRVKANTQALDQKRFWRIDKDKDPELRHTVLSLVAFQDLQEKGLVAFLAQNDGEGWMIPEELRLADYGLGHDERAHCNQPVASRLGPRFYDWQLKEDVERSWQECTAHAELIRRIVPLPELEQSDRLAEAHASHKTESPQGALF, encoded by the coding sequence ATGAGCCTTCATGCGGAAGGATGGGCGCAGCTCAAACATGGTGGCCTGCTGTTATCCCCGTCCAAGCTGGATGAGTTTTTCCCGGTAGCCGCACCTGTCATGAGGGAATTTGCGGCCGAAAAACTCCGTCGTGCCCTCACGGCGTTTGACGGCAGTAATGAAAGCCTGAGCAGCCTGCTGGATTACATCCTGCAGGATCTTTCCGGGCTGCCCGCAGATGAATGGCAAAAGGCTCAGGGCGTCGACAGTCGCTGGGCCGTACGTAGCTTTACCGGCGCCCAGATCAAACCCCGCCGTCTGTGGCTGGGGCCAAACGGTGAAACCCTGGCCGTGTTCGTGCCTGATGATGGCGGCTCGCGTCAGTTCGCCAGCCGCTTGGGGGTAGGGCGCTCACGGCAGTTGTTGGGACGCGTGGTCGAATGGCTGCGTCGTACCGGGCAGGCGCTGGCGCTGGTAACCAATGGCCGCCAATGGCGCCTGGTGCAAGCCGGTAGCGATCACGACGCCTGGTGCGAGTGGGATATCGACCTCTGGTTCAACGAAGGTCAACCCTCAGCCCAGACAGTGGCCTGGCGCACCCTGCTCAACCGCAACACTCTGCTGGCAGGGCAGGGCCAGAGTCTCCTGCTGCAAGCCATCAGCGGCTCCCGAAAGGGCCAGGCTGAGCTCTCCAACATACTGGGTGAGCGCGTGCGGCAGGGAGTGGAAGAGCTGATCACCGCTTCTCATATCGCCATCGAGCAGGCTCAACAGCAAGGGCAGGCGCACGATTACAAAGATCTATACGTCGCCGGCTCGCGCATTATCATGCGCTGCATCATTACCCTCTTTGCCGAAGCCCGCGGCCTAGTGCCGGTCGACAACCCTATTTATCAGCAGGCCTACAGCCTGGAAGGGTTGCGTCATCAAATGGACCGCCGCGCCGGTGGCCGAGGCAACGAACGCCTGAGCCAGGGCCGCAGCGCCTGGCCGCGCCTGATTGGCCTGTTCAACCTGATCCATGAAGGCTCCGCTCACGAACGCCTGACTGTTCCTCGTTATGGCGGTGCGCTATTCGAACCGGGAAATCCTGGCAGCGACGATGGCATTTCCCGTGCACTGGCGCTGCTGGAAAGCAGTCAGAATCTGGTCAGCGATCTGCAGGTGCACAAACTGCTGCGCCTGCTCACCCGCACCAAAATGAAGGTGCGACAGGGGCGCGGCAGCCGCTGGGTTGATGCGCCGGTAGATTTCTCTACTCTGTCTTCGGAATACATCGGCATTCTTTACGAAGGCCTGCTCGACTTCGAACTCAAACAGGCTGGCGACAATGACCCGGTGATCTTTCTCGCCGTAGGCAACCAGCCTGCCCTGACTTTGTCTCAGTTGGAGGCGATGGACGACAAAGCCATCAAGCAGCTGTTCGAAGCCCTGAAGAAAAAAGACAAGGCCGGGGATGACAGTGGTGACGAAGGTGACGGGGACGCGGAAGAAACCGCCGACAGCGAAGAAAGCGAAGAGAACGCCGACGAAGAAACCGAATCCGTCGAGGACGACAGCCAAGAAGGGATTGTCGCCAGCGACGACAGCGCAGAAGAGCTGATCCTTAGCGAAGAACATCTAGTCCGGGCCAATACCTGGCTGCAGCGTGCCGCGCAGATTGCCGGGCTGGTAAAAAAGCCCCGTGGCCGCAAAGCCAATGCCACCGGTGATGAAGAACAACAGGTACTGGAAAAGGCCGGCAAGCATCTGTGTGTTCGTATGGTCTCCCCCGGCCAGTTCTTCCTGGTGCGCTGGGGTGGTACCCGTAAGGGCGCCGGCACCTTCTACACCCGGCCCCAACTGGCCGCGCCCACCGTGCGCCGCACCCTGCAACCACTGGCTTATGAGGCCGTGCGCAGCGAAATCGATTCGCGCACCGGGCTGGACGCCGTAGTGGAGTGGGCACCGAAAAAGCCCGAGCAGATTCTGGCCCTGAAGGTGTGCGACCCGGCCATGGGCTCTGGCTCTTTCCTTGCGGGTGCCCTGCGTTACCTCACCGAAGCACTGACCCAGTCGCTGTTCCACCATAAGCTGATCGAGCGTAGCGAAGATGGCGGTGTGCCACGCATGGCTGACGGCAAGTTGGCCGAACTGCTCAGCGATGAGTTGACCAAACTCAATCCCAAAGATGATGGCTTTGAAGAGGCTCTACGCGCCCAGCTCAAGCGTCACATTGTGGAAAACTGCCTGTACGGCGTCGACCTTGACCCGCTAGCAGTGGAGCTGGGGCGTATGGCGCTCTGGGTGGAAACTATGGACCGCGATCTGCCCTTTGGCTTTCTTGATCACAAGCTCAAGGTCGGTAACGCCCTGGTGGGCACCTGGTTTGACAACTACCGCGACTACCCAGCCTTGGCCTGGGAGCGGGAAGGCGGCGACAAGGACTACCAAAAGAACAAACCGGACAACCTGATCAATCACGGGTACGAAGACGCCAAGGGCAAGCGCAAGGGTGACGTCTTTACCGATGCGATAAAGGCTCGCAGCAAGGCTGTACCCGAGCAACTGCAGGCGCTGCTGAGTGGCCAGATGACCCTGGAGGGCAATCTTGATGCCGGCAATGTCCACGACGAGCTGCTCAAGGTGTTCAAGAAGCTACATCGCCTGCCGGTACACGAGAGCGAAAAACGTGCCGAGGTCTACCGCAACGAGGTACTGAACAACCCGCACTACCATGCCCTGAAAGCGCGCATGGACCTATGGTGCGCACTGTGGTTCTGGCCCGGCGAGCAGATCGAGCTGGCACCGCTGCCGCGTGAGTTTGCCAACCCCAATGAGCATGCGTTGGCCATTGCCGGCGAAGTAGCCCGCCGCCAGCGCTTTTTCCACTGGGAGCTGGAGTTCCCGGATGTGTTCACCGCCACTCAGGACGGCTTTGATGCGTTGCTGGGAAACCCTCCATGGGAAATCCAGAAGCCCAACTCCAAGGAGTTTTTCTCCAACCACGACCCGCTCTACCGCGCCTATGGCAAGCAGGAGGCGCTGGTCAAGCAGCTGGAGTATTTCCGCGCCTGGCCGCAACTGGAGCACGACTGGATTGCTTACAACGCCAGCCTGAAAGGGATGTCCAACTGGGCGAAGTATGTGGGCAAGCCTTTTGGTGATCGCGTTACCGAAGACAAGAATGGTAAGAAGAAGCACGACCTGAACTTGGGCAGCGGCAGAAACAGCTTTGAAGCCTCGGCGGTCGTGCATAAAAAGTGGCTGCAACAGCGTAAGAAAAACAAGGGCTTCGCCGATACCGCACATCCTTTCCTGCATCAGGGCTCAGCTGACCTCAATACCTACAAGCTGTTTCTGGAGCTAAGTCATGCACTGCTGCGCGGGCAGGGGCGTCTGGGCATGATCGTGCCCAGCGGTATTTATACCGACAAGGGCACCACCGACCTGCGTGAGTTGTTCCTCAGTCAGTGCGACTGGCAGTGGCTGTTTGGCTTCGAGAACCGCGAAGGCATTTTCGATATTCACCGCTCTTTCAAATTTTGCCCGCTGATCGTGCAGAAGGGCGGGCAAACCGAGGCCATCTGTGCTGCCTTTATGCACCGCAACGTGGATGACTGGGAGCAGGCCGAGCGCCATGTGCTGGCCTATCCACGCGCGCGGGTGGAGGAATTCTCGCCGTACTCCAAGGCCATTCTGGAGATCCGCAGCGAGCAGGATCTGCGTGTGTTGCAGAAGATGTACGCCAACGGCGTGTTGCTGGGTGACCAAAGCGAGAACGGCTGGGGTATCAAGTACGCCACCGAATTCCACATGACCAACGATTCCAAGCTGTTCCCTCCGCGGCCCAAGTGGGAGGAGAAGGGCTATTACCCCGACGAGTACGGCCACTGGCTGAAAGGACCTTGGCGCGACTACTGCGGCTCGAAGCATATCCTGGAGCGCGACCCTGGGTTGGTGCTGTCGCGGGATGGGCGGCAGGGGATACCTGTTGAGGCGATTGAGGATGTGGCATTGCCAATTTACAACGCCAAGATCTTTGATCTTTGGGACTATTGTGTTTCTGGTTGGCTATCCGGAAAGGGACGTGGCGCGAAGTGGGAAAATATCGGTTTCCCGAAGGTGATGAGGCCCGAATACCTTATGGGTTTGGCTGACTGGATAGATACAGGTGCAGTCCGTAAAACAAGCCGCCTCTTGTTCAAAGATATCAGTACAGCCGTCCACAAACGTACGATGATGTCTGCTATTACACCAAATTTCCCGGCAGTTAATGCTTCGCCGGTGCTCTCGTGTAGTCGATTCGACGGGGAACTTGAGCTTCAATCAGTTCTTGGGTCTTTTGAATTTGACTATATTGCCAAGTTCAAAATTGGCTACCTTCATCTTAATTACTTCATCGTGGAAGAGTGTGCGCTGGCCAGACCGGAATCGATTGGTAGTGTGCAGCAGATCATCAAAAAAATCAGCGCGCAACTTTCATGCTGCTCGGAGAGCTTTTCGCCCGCTTGGATCGATGCCGTGCGTTCTGATACCGCAATGTCATGGAGAAGGCTGTGGGCGCTTACTCAGGCCGAGAGATTGAGGCTTAGAGTTATTCTTGATGCTCTTATTGCTCATTTGTATGGATTAGATGGCGATGAATTTTTTTGGATTTTAAAAGATACGGATTACCCTTTGGAGTTTTTGAGGGTAAAGGCAAATACGCAGGCTCTTGATCAAAAAAGGTTCTGGCGTATCGACAAAGACAAAGACCCCGAACTGCGCCATACCGTCCTGTCACTCGTCGCCTTCCAAGACCTCCAGGAAAAAGGCCTTGTTGCCTTCCTTGCCCAGAACGATGGTGAAGGCTGGATGATTCCCGAGGAATTGCGTCTGGCGGACTATGGTTTGGGCCATGACGAGCGCGCCCATTGCAACCAGCCGGTAGCTTCACGCCTGGGACCACGATTCTACGACTGGCAGTTGAAAGAAGATGTGGAGCGTTCCTGGCAGGAGTGCACCGCCCATGCCGAGTTGATCCGTCGCATTGTGCCGCTGCCGGAGTTGGAACAGTCCGACCGGCTCGCCGAAGCGCATGCGTCCCATAAAACAGAATCACCGCAGGGAGCACTGTTCTGA